The following coding sequences are from one Desulfuromonas sp. window:
- the ruvA gene encoding Holliday junction branch migration protein RuvA: MIALLTGNIAYRSTDHLIIDVGGVGYRLQIPLSTFYALPEDGEVRLHVHTHVKEDAFHLFGFLSSEEKEMFVLLISVSVVGPKLAVNILSNIPSEDLRQALSGGDAKRLSAVPGIGKKTAERLVLELREKAQRLASSAAAAAPASSKTASVSAIDDALSALVNLGYKENQAKRVLEAMEIAADAPLEAILKGALKVLVK, encoded by the coding sequence ATGATCGCTTTGCTGACCGGAAACATCGCATACAGGTCCACCGACCACCTGATCATCGACGTGGGCGGGGTCGGCTATCGGTTGCAGATCCCCCTGTCCACCTTCTACGCCCTGCCCGAGGACGGCGAAGTTCGCCTCCATGTCCACACCCATGTCAAGGAGGACGCCTTCCACCTTTTCGGCTTCCTCTCCAGCGAAGAGAAGGAGATGTTCGTACTGCTCATCTCCGTGTCCGTGGTGGGCCCCAAACTGGCGGTCAACATCCTCTCGAACATCCCCTCCGAGGACCTTCGGCAGGCCCTCTCCGGAGGAGATGCAAAGCGCCTGTCCGCCGTGCCGGGAATCGGCAAAAAGACTGCCGAGAGGCTCGTTCTCGAACTCAGGGAAAAGGCCCAGCGGCTCGCCTCTTCTGCCGCCGCGGCCGCCCCTGCATCGTCTAAGACGGCATCGGTCAGCGCCATCGATGACGCCCTCTCCGCCCTGGTCAACCTGGGCTACAAGGAGAACCAGGCGAAAAGGGTACTCGAGGCCATGGAGATCGCCGCCGACGCTCCGCTGGAGGCCATCCTCAAAGGGGCACTGAAGGTCCTTGTGAAATGA
- the ruvB gene encoding Holliday junction branch migration DNA helicase RuvB, translating into MTERIITAGTAGDDDNFETSLRPRLLPEYIGQSKAKENLQVFIDAARGRGEALDHVLFYGPPGLGKTTLANIVANEMGVNIKSTSGPVIEKTGDLAAILTNLEEGDVLFIDEIHRLSAVVEEILYPAMEDYQLDIIIGQGPSARTIKLDIPRFTLVGATTRAGLLSSPLRDRFGVISRLEFYTPEELTTIVRRSADILGITTEEEGAAEIARRSRGTPRIANRLLRRVRDFAEVKGDGVITRKVADLSLSRLEVDRCGFDHMDRRILLAIIDKFSGGPVGLETLAATVGEEKDTIEDVIEPFLLQEGYLNRTPRGRVATPLAYSHFQRLPQTESAGDLFS; encoded by the coding sequence ATGACCGAGCGCATCATCACCGCCGGCACGGCCGGCGACGACGACAACTTCGAGACCAGCCTCCGGCCCCGCCTCCTCCCCGAATATATCGGCCAGAGCAAGGCCAAGGAGAACCTTCAGGTCTTCATCGACGCGGCCCGCGGCCGCGGGGAGGCCCTCGACCACGTCCTCTTTTACGGGCCGCCGGGGCTGGGAAAAACCACCCTGGCCAATATCGTCGCCAACGAGATGGGCGTAAACATCAAGAGTACCTCCGGACCGGTCATCGAGAAGACCGGCGATTTGGCCGCCATTCTCACCAACCTGGAGGAAGGCGATGTCCTCTTTATCGACGAAATCCACCGCCTCTCCGCGGTCGTGGAAGAGATCCTCTACCCCGCCATGGAAGACTACCAGCTCGACATCATCATCGGGCAGGGACCCTCGGCGCGCACCATCAAGCTGGACATCCCCCGCTTCACCCTGGTGGGTGCCACCACCCGGGCCGGCCTCCTGTCCTCCCCCCTGCGGGACCGCTTCGGGGTCATCTCCCGGCTGGAGTTCTACACCCCCGAGGAGTTGACCACCATCGTCCGGCGCAGCGCCGATATCCTGGGCATCACCACCGAAGAGGAGGGGGCTGCGGAAATCGCTCGCCGCTCCCGGGGCACGCCGCGCATCGCCAACCGCCTGTTGCGCCGGGTGCGCGACTTCGCCGAGGTCAAGGGAGACGGCGTCATCACCCGGAAGGTGGCCGACCTCTCCCTCAGCCGCCTGGAAGTGGACCGCTGCGGTTTCGACCACATGGACCGCCGCATCCTGCTGGCCATCATCGACAAGTTTTCCGGAGGCCCCGTCGGCCTGGAGACCCTGGCCGCGACCGTCGGAGAAGAGAAGGACACCATCGAGGACGTCATCGAGCCCTTCCTCCTTCAAGAGGGTTATCTCAACCGCACCCCCCGGGGAAGAGTGGCGACCCCCCTGGCCTACTCTCATTTTCAGCGACTCCCCCAGACGGAGAGTGCCGGGGACCTTTTCTCCTGA